In Arctopsyche grandis isolate Sample6627 chromosome 13, ASM5162203v2, whole genome shotgun sequence, one DNA window encodes the following:
- the LOC143921655 gene encoding serine protease ea-like, with amino-acid sequence MDKYRTLILAISLVIFSHSSEAQRDPCTTPRGERGVCINLQTCPSLYQLIQKYPVPRETTDFLRKSQCGYAGTQPKVCCPSQQSGGDQTPARPSARNDLIPQLNDCGQFYQDKIVGGQKTDIDEFPWMALLRYSKPRGNGFHCGGVLITTRYVLTASHCVNGRDIPRTWRLSAVRLGEWNTTSDVDCNDAGCSDPPQDIPIESSKPHENFDPNSSHQMNDIALLRLSRAAQLNYYVQPICLPLASPSLLATNLVGYKSYVAGWGRTESRSDSDVKLKLEVPVVDSQQCNQKYAGVNVQLGPNQLCAGGEQGKDSCRGDSGGPLMISYGSEPGKSNWFLIGIVSFGPSPCGLDGWPGVYTRVPDYSNWISTNIIIIMDKSVVCLIFVTILILSTDCLPSDYTSSNEQFLNDEIPDRTECGFDPLGDKIYGGTMAELGEFPWLALLEYNKPTGRGSHCGGVLISSRYVLTAAHCIKGVPKNWKLRSVRLGDWNTKTDPDCDPDGACAPPIVTSLVESVVVHPKYDGKKQKNDIALLRLSGNVQYTDFIKPICLPNINSEVRRMSLTGTELIVAGWGKTNDSAISDILLKLAVPAVSSSDCKAKYSSQNITIGSQQFCAGGNKGQDACRGDSGGPLMLNYIENKKVNWYVMGVVSFGPSPCGLAGWPGVYTRVGSYSKWIAENILP; translated from the exons ATGGATAAATATCGTACACTAATCTTGGCAATTTCTCTAGTGATATTTTCGCATAGTTCAGAAGCGC AGCGTGATCCATGCACAACTCCCAGAGGCGAACGAGGAGTTTGCATAAATTTGCAAACATGCCCATCACTTTACCAATTGATTCAGAAATATCCAGTTCCTCGAGAGACGACAGACTTCCTTAGAAAATCTCAATGCGGTTATGCTGGGACACAACCTAag gtATGTTGTCCAAGTCAACAGTCTGGTGGAGACCAGACTCCAGCTAGACCATCTGCCAGAAATGATTTGATACCGCAATTGAATGATTGCGGACAATTCTATCAAGATAAGATAGTGGGTGGACAAAAGACAGATATCGACGAATTTCCGTGGATGGCTTTACTTCGATATTCCAAAC cCAGAGGTAATGGATTCCACTGTGGCGGGGTTCTCATAACAACGCGATACGTATTGACAGCATCTCATTGCGTCAACGGTAGAGATATTCCAAGAACTTGgagatt ATCTGCAGTGCGTCTTGGAGAATGGAACACGACATCTGACGTGGATTGTAACGATGCTGGATGCTCAGATCCTCCTCAAGATATTCCCATAGAATCTTCGAAACCTCACGAGAATTTTGATCCTAATAGTAGTCATCAAATGAACGACATAGCCCTATTGAGACTTTCACGAGCGGCCCAACTCAATT ATTATGTTCAACCTATATGTTTGCCTCTTGCAAGTCCTTCCTTATTGGCTACAAACCTGGTAGGATATAAATCTTACGTGGCCGGTTGGGGAAGAACTGAAAGCA GGTCGGATTCAGACGTCAAACTTAAACTGGAAGTACCAGTAGTTGACAGCCAACAGTGCAACCAGAAGTATGCAGGTGTGAATGTACAACTAGGACCCAATCAGCTGTGCGCTGGAGGAGAGCAAGGCAAAGACTCATGTCGTGGAGATTCCGGAGGTCCTCTCATGATCAGCTATGGCAGTGAACCTGGTAAAAGTAATTGGTTCCTCATCGGAATAGTCAGTTTTGGCCCATCCCCTTGCGGCTTAGACGGATGGCCTGGAGTCTACACCAGAGTTCCAGACTATTCCAATTGGATCTCGACTAAT ataataataattatggaTAAATCAGTAGTTTGTTTAATATTtgtgacaattttaattttatcaacagACTGTTTACCAAGTGACTACACATCGTCTAATGAGC aattcCTCAACGATGAAATCCCAGACAGGACAGAATGTGGATTTGATCCCCTGGGAGACAAGATATATGGCGGGACAATGGCAGAATTGGGAGAATTCCCCTGGCTGGCATTATTGGAGTACAACAAAC CCACTGGAAGAGGATCACACTGTGGTGGTGTTCTCATATCATCTCGGTACGTTTTGACAGCTGCCCATTGCATCAAAGGTGTGCCTAAAAATTGGAAGTT aCGCTCTGTACGTTTGGGTGATTGGAACACCAAAACTGATCCAGATTGTGATCCAGATGGGGCTTGTGCTCCGCCTATTGTAACTTCCCTGGTGGAGTCTGTAGTAGTGCATCCTAAATATGACGGTAAAAAACAGAAGAATGACATTGCATTGTTACGTTTATCGGGAAATGTTCAATATACAG ATTTCATCAAACCAATATGTTTGCCAAACATTAATTCAGAAGTTCGTCGCATGAGTCTTACTGGCACTGAACTTATCGTCGCTGGATGGGGAAAAACAAACGATA GTGCAATATCCGACATCTTGTTGAAGCTTGCAGTGCCAGCGGTGTCATCCAGTGATTGCAAAGCAAAGTACTCGTCTCAGAATATTACTATAGGATCTCAGCAGTTTTGCGCAGGTGGTAACAAGGGGCAGGACGCGTGCAGGGGTGACTCTGGAGGACCCCTAATGCTGAATTATATCGAAAACAAGAAGGTCAATTGGTACGTGATGGGTGTGGTCAGCTTTGGACCTTCGCCTTGTGGTTTGGCCGGATGGCCTGGAGTGTATACCAGAGTCGGAAGTTACTCGAAATGGATCGCCGAGAATATTCTGCCTTAA